A genomic region of Caldivirga sp. contains the following coding sequences:
- a CDS encoding PaREP1 family protein → MPEELLREVEKRGLDIVDIIINAIERVDPSGGVKLRVELAVRFLNEAREYLNRGDAVQASEKAYKAIEETVKALAEKYNLPEYQQAVKDGGWFAYLLQRASNTLSTMLGEWVAAGWASAYAVRVWGFHEGKLEVKDLTTYIKIIEDTVNKALQILSK, encoded by the coding sequence ATACCTGAAGAGTTGCTTAGGGAGGTTGAGAAGAGGGGTTTGGACATAGTTGACATCATCATTAACGCGATTGAGAGGGTGGATCCATCTGGCGGCGTTAAGTTGAGGGTTGAGTTAGCTGTTAGGTTTCTGAACGAGGCTAGGGAGTATTTGAATAGGGGTGATGCTGTTCAAGCATCCGAGAAGGCTTATAAGGCCATTGAGGAGACTGTTAAGGCACTGGCTGAAAAATATAATTTACCTGAATACCAGCAGGCAGTTAAGGATGGCGGATGGTTCGCTTATCTGCTACAGAGGGCGAGCAACACATTATCTACAATGCTTGGTGAATGGGTGGCGGCAGGCTGGGCATCGGCATATGCCGTACGTGTGTGGGGGTTTCACGAGGGGAAATTGGAGGTGAAGGATTTAACCACGTACATTAAAATCATTGAAGATACGGTAAATAAGGCACTGCAGATATTAAGTAAGTGA
- a CDS encoding ankyrin repeat domain-containing protein — protein MPNCLELLELARSGDAEGIVKLLREGCDPNVRDSGGKTPLHMAAGGGRINTTLRCLTMAPIQTLEIATVEPHYI, from the coding sequence ATGCCTAATTGCCTTGAACTGCTTGAACTTGCCAGGAGTGGTGATGCTGAGGGTATTGTTAAGCTCTTGAGGGAGGGGTGCGACCCTAATGTTAGGGATAGTGGCGGTAAGACCCCACTCCACATGGCGGCTGGTGGTGGCCGCATTAACACTACGTTGCGCTGCTTAACTATGGCGCCGATCCAAACGCTAGAGATAGCGACGGTAGAACCCCACTACATTTAG
- a CDS encoding PaREP1 family protein, protein MAIPPSLVEALRRRGLDVGYLIDTLLINSSIDPPEAVKAHAELATMAFNEGVEFANKGDVVQASEKLYKAVEEAIKALAMAKNLEEAREALSKGRWTVALLDNAVSKLGDVVERAWDAAYFLHVNGFHEVRINIEQVRRRIPYIRSLIDELRDEVKVQ, encoded by the coding sequence GTGGCTATTCCACCATCATTAGTAGAGGCCCTCAGGAGGAGGGGCCTAGATGTTGGCTACCTAATCGACACCCTACTAATTAACTCAAGCATTGACCCCCCTGAAGCCGTTAAGGCCCATGCAGAATTGGCTACTATGGCTTTTAATGAAGGTGTAGAATTCGCTAATAAGGGTGATGTTGTTCAGGCCAGTGAGAAGTTGTATAAGGCTGTTGAGGAGGCTATTAAGGCACTGGCCATGGCCAAGAACCTGGAGGAGGCTAGGGAGGCCTTAAGTAAAGGGAGGTGGACAGTGGCATTATTAGACAATGCGGTATCTAAGCTAGGTGATGTAGTTGAGAGGGCATGGGATGCGGCATATTTCCTACACGTGAATGGTTTCCATGAGGTGAGGATTAATATTGAGCAGGTTAGGAGGAGGATCCCATACATAAGGTCATTGATTGATGAACTCAGGGATGAAGTTAAGGTTCAGTGA
- a CDS encoding TQO small subunit DoxD, translating to MEQAKALEVSGVSLADKYLPILRVTLGWMYFSAFLRRTVNVPAKLNPHSSAYVGGKLITFLPHAWQPIVSTLEWILMHPHLLYIFLLAFTAIEGIFGLLMMLGFMTRLSGLVIALLAWSIGAAGGWLGPTCVDEWQIATVEGAAAFMFMFTGSRWLSIDQYLARRYPAGLRIWKINVPLW from the coding sequence ATGGAGCAGGCTAAGGCGCTTGAGGTGAGTGGAGTGTCTCTAGCGGATAAATATCTACCCATCTTGAGGGTTACGTTGGGTTGGATGTACTTCTCGGCCTTCCTAAGGAGAACAGTTAATGTGCCAGCCAAGTTGAATCCGCACTCAAGCGCCTACGTTGGTGGTAAGTTGATAACCTTCCTGCCACATGCATGGCAGCCCATAGTGAGTACCCTTGAGTGGATTCTAATGCATCCACACTTACTCTACATCTTCCTACTGGCGTTCACAGCTATTGAGGGCATATTTGGCCTATTAATGATGCTAGGCTTCATGACTAGGCTATCTGGTCTCGTTATAGCTCTACTGGCCTGGAGCATTGGGGCTGCTGGCGGTTGGCTCGGCCCAACGTGTGTTGATGAGTGGCAGATAGCCACTGTTGAGGGTGCAGCGGCCTTCATGTTCATGTTCACTGGTAGTAGGTGGCTATCCATTGACCAGTACCTCGCCAGGAGGTATCCCGCTGGTTTAAGAATTTGGAAGATTAACGTACCCCTATGGTGA
- a CDS encoding TQO small subunit DoxA domain-containing protein, protein MDRTSVYAVLGFIIATAITMALYQINFLGFTHLTNYSKKPAYSLAGTQLFENGTLVLHITRVAGPDTYGGFIVLVQVLYPNGTVAYQWNAAYLGRIPQSDIVNKYNLPGHLVHSDGFALVVPLGQSAIVKLYAPVAFSPGIYIVRAYDTDGQYEAYGIKSQTYVTVTS, encoded by the coding sequence ATGGACAGGACCTCCGTATACGCGGTCCTTGGATTCATAATAGCCACGGCCATAACGATGGCGCTTTACCAAATAAACTTCCTCGGATTCACCCACCTAACCAACTACTCTAAGAAGCCAGCATACTCCCTAGCGGGGACTCAACTATTTGAAAATGGCACACTGGTGCTCCACATAACTAGGGTTGCCGGGCCAGACACCTACGGTGGATTTATAGTGCTTGTACAGGTCCTGTACCCCAATGGTACAGTGGCTTACCAGTGGAATGCCGCATACCTAGGCCGCATACCGCAGAGTGATATAGTGAATAAGTATAATTTACCAGGACACCTAGTTCACTCCGATGGATTCGCCCTAGTGGTTCCATTGGGGCAATCCGCTATTGTTAAGTTATACGCGCCTGTAGCATTCAGTCCAGGCATATACATTGTTAGGGCCTATGATACTGATGGACAGTATGAGGCTTATGGAATTAAGTCCCAGACTTATGTAACCGTAACCAGTTAG
- a CDS encoding MFS transporter, producing the protein MINLLRNLFNRYCSILGIKDVVLLVYSNVFNNTVYDVTQFVSFILGFDTMRIFGVALVYVFYASSTIMRFFSGAVIDVLGHEKKVLAISDALMSVSYVIAFLIIVMMGINSLSLILMLITIMLGMSIYSAMGVIRSALIKDLLYNDNEKITLYTSLNNTLRSLISITAIVISGYLLYLNIDTAKYLILTSALLSMVALIPLTLMRHHGRVTDRPSTQVLRQGFVKFSELVKNNISFRVLILIMVITYLLIISLDVLNYSILSIYYNIALLAGIDRVFGTIGVVIGSMLAPRFRVNKLGTIIVLMVIALIVGLGFCIVPMTIRIMIIAVPTLFILNFIYNIPINAFFTAMGSMLIYVTPRREFGIVYSSMWTILTVSQILSSIIWAFIGTVVGAPEALLIAMLTGIVIFLIIKYSLGKVSYPAF; encoded by the coding sequence ATGATTAACTTATTACGTAATTTATTTAACAGATATTGTAGTATCCTGGGCATTAAGGATGTTGTTTTGCTTGTTTACTCTAATGTCTTCAATAATACTGTGTATGATGTTACTCAGTTTGTTTCATTCATCCTTGGTTTTGATACAATGAGGATTTTTGGTGTTGCCCTCGTCTATGTGTTCTACGCATCATCAACAATAATGAGGTTTTTCAGTGGTGCGGTGATTGATGTTCTTGGTCATGAGAAGAAGGTATTGGCCATAAGTGATGCCTTAATGTCTGTATCTTACGTTATTGCATTCCTCATAATAGTCATGATGGGGATAAACAGCCTAAGCCTAATCCTGATGCTCATTACTATCATGCTTGGCATGAGTATATACTCGGCAATGGGTGTTATAAGAAGCGCATTAATTAAGGACTTGCTTTATAATGATAATGAGAAGATAACACTATACACATCACTCAATAATACACTAAGATCGTTAATATCAATAACCGCAATAGTCATCTCAGGCTACTTACTATACCTAAACATTGATACTGCTAAGTACCTAATCTTGACCTCAGCCCTACTCTCCATGGTGGCATTAATACCATTAACACTCATGAGGCATCATGGAAGGGTTACGGATAGACCGAGCACCCAAGTCCTCAGACAAGGCTTCGTTAAGTTCAGTGAATTAGTTAAAAACAACATTAGCTTTAGGGTATTGATACTAATAATGGTGATTACTTACCTATTGATAATATCGTTGGACGTCTTGAATTACAGTATACTATCAATCTACTACAACATTGCGCTACTCGCTGGTATTGATAGAGTGTTTGGTACCATTGGTGTGGTCATTGGGTCAATGCTTGCACCTAGGTTCAGAGTTAATAAGTTAGGTACTATTATTGTCCTCATGGTAATTGCCCTCATTGTAGGATTGGGTTTCTGCATTGTTCCAATGACCATTAGAATTATGATTATTGCAGTGCCAACTCTCTTCATACTCAATTTCATATATAATATACCAATAAACGCATTCTTCACCGCGATGGGAAGTATGCTCATATATGTAACTCCACGTAGGGAGTTTGGAATCGTCTACTCATCAATGTGGACTATATTAACGGTATCGCAAATCCTAAGCTCCATTATTTGGGCATTCATAGGTACTGTAGTTGGTGCACCAGAGGCATTATTAATTGCAATGTTAACGGGTATAGTGATATTTCTCATAATTAAATACAGTCTAGGGAAAGTGAGCTACCCAGCCTTTTAG
- a CDS encoding SPFH domain-containing protein: MSIRAQVISSVNEKGIDEMGPNDLVVKYHSVDVRTRSRLIVYSNQRAVVRVQGQVTGVFDPGAHDLQTPANPVSQFFARLQYSGNLPWEVEVLFISTARHEARSEGSTQTKELVPMKYQVAYYFTISDPVKFINSIQFSELKYTVNDFAIFLSPIVDQSVSQVLNMISLNEVYANLHKITDAVTASLRTVMEEMGVNLLTCRIVRLEPEDETMRRIIQFTAIGLDPVTAIRARLAEIMAQRSDPAATNMMLGVPYYPINLVIGGTGVIPTTQFTPPMAKPERKREEGSSQES, from the coding sequence ATGTCAATTAGGGCGCAGGTAATATCCTCTGTTAATGAGAAGGGTATTGATGAAATGGGTCCTAACGACCTTGTAGTTAAGTATCACTCAGTGGATGTTAGGACTAGGTCAAGGCTAATAGTTTATTCAAACCAGAGGGCAGTAGTTAGGGTTCAGGGCCAAGTGACTGGTGTCTTTGATCCGGGAGCTCATGATCTACAGACTCCAGCTAACCCAGTTTCCCAATTCTTCGCAAGGCTCCAGTACTCAGGTAATCTGCCATGGGAGGTGGAGGTACTTTTCATTAGCACTGCGCGTCATGAGGCTAGGAGCGAGGGTTCAACTCAGACTAAGGAGCTTGTACCAATGAAGTATCAAGTGGCCTACTACTTCACGATATCTGACCCCGTTAAGTTCATTAACAGTATTCAATTCAGTGAACTTAAGTACACTGTTAATGATTTTGCCATATTCCTATCACCAATAGTGGATCAGTCAGTATCACAGGTGCTTAACATGATTTCCCTTAATGAAGTTTACGCGAACCTACATAAGATAACCGATGCGGTAACAGCATCACTTAGGACTGTGATGGAAGAGATGGGTGTTAACCTGCTTACCTGCAGGATAGTTAGACTTGAGCCTGAGGATGAAACCATGAGGAGGATAATACAGTTCACCGCAATTGGCCTAGACCCAGTTACCGCAATTAGGGCTAGGTTAGCTGAAATAATGGCTCAACGCTCAGACCCAGCAGCCACAAACATGATGCTTGGCGTACCATATTACCCAATAAACTTAGTAATAGGGGGAACCGGGGTAATACCAACCACCCAATTCACACCACCCATGGCTAAACCAGAGAGGAAGAGGGAAGAGGGCTCCAGTCAGGAGAGTTAA
- a CDS encoding metallophosphoesterase has product MAKLLLISDLHKTIEPGEYEAVNWLIGVIDDVKPDILISAGDWGEYLTQDDLYAIISRVPLITVYGNHENFGLIKHYAIGDGAIRRVHGLTLSGINGLISQSDGEYTIGFNRFMRVINRIKRKVNSLDLLIMHQPLYLPDQYPWMRNDEYSTVALDAVKLLKPRLLLNGHMTGECYNYGKYEWGNYLRVDSSQRYRCYAILSTDDMSIKVLKDGAEEYVFKI; this is encoded by the coding sequence ATGGCTAAGCTACTGTTGATAAGTGACCTACATAAGACGATTGAGCCTGGGGAATATGAGGCGGTTAACTGGTTAATTGGAGTTATTGATGATGTTAAGCCTGATATATTAATATCAGCGGGTGATTGGGGTGAGTACTTAACTCAAGATGACTTATACGCAATTATTAGTAGAGTACCCTTAATCACAGTCTATGGGAATCATGAGAACTTCGGCTTAATTAAGCATTACGCCATTGGTGATGGTGCAATCCGCAGGGTACATGGCTTAACCCTCAGTGGTATTAATGGGTTAATAAGTCAAAGCGATGGTGAGTACACCATTGGGTTTAATAGGTTCATGAGGGTAATTAATAGGATTAAGAGGAAGGTTAATTCCCTTGACTTACTTATAATGCATCAACCACTCTACTTACCTGACCAATACCCATGGATGAGGAATGATGAATACAGTACAGTGGCACTAGATGCGGTTAAGCTTCTTAAACCAAGGCTACTGCTTAATGGTCATATGACAGGTGAATGCTATAATTACGGTAAGTACGAGTGGGGTAATTACCTTAGGGTTGATTCATCACAAAGGTACAGGTGCTACGCCATACTCAGCACCGATGATATGAGTATTAAGGTACTTAAAGATGGTGCTGAGGAATACGTGTTTAAGATTTAA
- the tatC gene encoding twin-arginine translocase subunit TatC, with translation MQEQPLISHIVELIGRLRKALYTILISFILVFAFKYSITRIDPPGILVIVPIPSIDDSFSVSVINFFIHATVPKGVEIITISPFDPLLAAAQISLFLAVIIALPIVLWEVWAFISPGLYEHERRMLKASVLPAMVLFALGSLFAYAIIIPVIFKFFLFYAKALNVEPTISLRSFVQTILALMLSMGLAFQTPLIMTILTRFRIVKASTWRQYWRWGVLASFLFALIISPGTTGGIIETTIGLTMSALYIVGVLASMIVEKR, from the coding sequence ATGCAGGAGCAACCGTTAATAAGCCATATTGTGGAGTTAATTGGTAGGTTAAGGAAGGCATTATACACCATATTAATATCATTCATACTTGTTTTCGCATTCAAATACAGTATCACTAGGATTGATCCACCCGGCATACTGGTTATTGTGCCGATACCCTCAATAGATGATTCATTCTCAGTATCAGTAATAAACTTCTTCATTCACGCAACCGTACCTAAGGGTGTTGAGATAATAACAATATCCCCTTTTGACCCACTGTTGGCGGCGGCTCAAATATCGCTTTTCCTCGCAGTAATAATAGCCTTACCAATAGTACTGTGGGAAGTCTGGGCATTCATCTCACCTGGCCTTTATGAGCATGAGAGGCGTATGCTCAAGGCGTCAGTACTACCGGCAATGGTACTCTTCGCATTAGGCTCATTATTCGCGTACGCCATTATAATACCTGTAATATTCAAGTTCTTCCTATTCTACGCTAAAGCCCTTAATGTTGAGCCAACGATAAGCCTAAGATCATTCGTGCAGACTATACTAGCCCTAATGCTCTCAATGGGTTTAGCATTCCAGACACCGTTAATAATGACTATATTAACAAGGTTCAGGATTGTTAAGGCATCAACCTGGAGACAGTACTGGCGTTGGGGAGTACTAGCAAGCTTCCTATTCGCACTAATAATATCCCCAGGAACAACTGGTGGGATAATTGAGACAACAATTGGGTTAACCATGTCGGCATTATACATAGTGGGCGTGTTGGCTTCAATGATAGTGGAGAAGAGGTAG
- a CDS encoding acyl-CoA thioesterase, with the protein MVSIRDTEVTLLEVVQPFDANSVGRLFGGRILEWIANIGTVATVKFSHGPTVLAYMDRHFFLAPAFIGDSITLKARVEYVGRSSMETYIEAVRHHGGDQVVMTMTTAAYVAVDDYGQPRLIRSELKPNPDELRIYNNARNRYEARKSKIANRREERYNVKDPTENLRWRVESNRWVTPQDAFMSNMVSAGRLLAWIDNIAASLASEYAKSVVVTGSIDDTVFYSPIRIGEIVKIAAGISYVGKTSLETLIHVTTEDAYGNVKRVCTAYYTYIAIDDKGKPQPVPQYQPINDYERGLFEEGARRKAVRDEEIRRLRGSMIVK; encoded by the coding sequence ATGGTTAGTATTAGGGATACTGAGGTTACCCTCCTTGAGGTAGTTCAACCATTTGACGCTAATTCTGTTGGCAGACTATTTGGCGGTAGGATACTGGAGTGGATTGCTAACATTGGTACAGTGGCCACTGTTAAGTTTTCCCATGGGCCAACCGTATTGGCTTACATGGATAGGCACTTCTTCCTAGCCCCAGCCTTCATCGGTGATTCAATTACACTTAAGGCTAGGGTTGAGTACGTGGGCAGATCATCCATGGAGACTTACATTGAGGCTGTTAGGCATCATGGTGGTGACCAGGTGGTTATGACCATGACCACGGCGGCTTATGTTGCTGTTGATGATTATGGGCAACCCAGGTTAATTAGGAGCGAACTTAAGCCTAATCCTGATGAATTAAGGATTTACAATAATGCCAGGAATAGGTATGAGGCTAGGAAGAGTAAGATAGCGAATAGGCGTGAAGAGAGGTATAATGTTAAGGATCCAACAGAGAACCTTAGGTGGAGGGTTGAGTCAAATAGGTGGGTTACTCCTCAAGACGCCTTCATGTCTAACATGGTTTCCGCAGGCAGATTACTGGCTTGGATTGATAATATTGCAGCCTCACTGGCAAGTGAATACGCCAAGTCGGTAGTGGTAACTGGGTCAATTGATGATACAGTGTTTTACTCACCAATAAGGATTGGTGAGATTGTTAAGATTGCTGCAGGCATAAGTTATGTTGGGAAGACCAGCCTGGAGACTTTAATACACGTTACCACTGAGGATGCCTACGGTAACGTTAAGAGGGTGTGCACCGCCTACTACACTTACATTGCCATTGATGATAAGGGAAAGCCTCAGCCTGTTCCGCAGTATCAGCCTATTAATGATTATGAGAGGGGGCTTTTTGAGGAGGGGGCTAGGAGGAAGGCTGTTAGGGATGAGGAGATTAGGAGGTTGAGGGGGTCGATGATTGTTAAGTGA
- a CDS encoding 50S ribosomal protein L18e: protein MELKSTNQYLRMTVRFLEVAHRRYNVGLWATVAVLLSRPRRGRVVVNVGELNRLLNDGDVAVVPGKVLGDGELSKRVTVAAWAFSKTAISKIKANGGEALSIPELVRRMPKPSGVKIIT, encoded by the coding sequence GTGGAGTTAAAGTCAACGAACCAGTATCTTAGGATGACTGTTAGGTTTCTTGAGGTGGCGCATAGGCGGTATAATGTGGGGCTCTGGGCTACTGTGGCTGTTTTGCTTAGTAGGCCTAGGAGGGGTAGGGTTGTTGTTAATGTTGGTGAGTTGAATAGGCTTCTTAATGATGGTGATGTGGCTGTTGTTCCAGGTAAGGTTCTTGGGGATGGTGAATTAAGTAAAAGGGTAACGGTGGCTGCTTGGGCCTTCTCTAAAACAGCCATTAGTAAGATTAAGGCTAATGGAGGCGAGGCCCTAAGCATCCCGGAGCTTGTTAGGAGAATGCCTAAGCCAAGCGGCGTTAAGATAATCACTTAA
- a CDS encoding cobalamin biosynthesis protein: MKPYLLIALTIALMMDYLYPLHKGLLYLIHPVHLTYGLAIRLYRPYSGRLWGVAVWFSSVVPILLIYSVPIIVVHLGNPVLLVIILVYAGFMVKLSISLRLLLSIVEDYGKAINEGDLNKARGIAQQLVRRNVWIIDIGHVNSAVVESLFESLVDGFTSPLFYLMLLGPIGSLLQRLSNTMDSALGYTDEPYRRVGWFSAKVDTVMNYVPARLTALLIILTGFLMGRGPRLSTYLRYRSITRSLNAGHPLAAASSVLGVRLEKINEYSIGDGELPDITSLLTAIKLTKLTAVLFIIILALCLILIPSVKYGLIGSLIKLN, translated from the coding sequence ATGAAACCGTACCTCTTAATTGCTTTAACCATAGCATTAATGATGGATTACCTATACCCCCTGCATAAGGGCCTACTATACTTAATTCACCCAGTGCACTTAACCTATGGGTTAGCTATAAGGCTATATAGGCCTTATTCAGGAAGGCTATGGGGGGTAGCTGTATGGTTTTCATCAGTTGTACCAATCCTATTAATCTACAGCGTACCCATTATCGTAGTACACTTAGGTAATCCTGTTCTCCTAGTCATTATCCTAGTTTACGCCGGCTTCATGGTTAAGTTAAGCATATCCTTAAGGCTACTGTTAAGTATAGTTGAGGATTACGGTAAGGCTATTAATGAAGGCGACTTAAACAAAGCTAGGGGTATAGCTCAGCAATTGGTTAGAAGGAATGTGTGGATTATTGATATTGGGCACGTTAACTCAGCCGTGGTTGAGTCACTCTTTGAGAGCCTCGTGGATGGCTTCACCTCACCCCTATTTTACCTAATGCTACTTGGACCAATTGGCTCATTACTTCAGAGGTTATCAAACACCATGGATAGCGCCCTAGGTTACACTGATGAACCATATAGGCGTGTTGGCTGGTTCTCAGCTAAGGTGGATACTGTCATGAATTATGTTCCAGCCAGATTAACCGCATTACTAATAATACTCACTGGGTTTTTAATGGGGAGGGGGCCAAGGCTAAGCACATACTTAAGGTATAGGTCAATTACCAGGAGCTTGAATGCAGGGCACCCCCTTGCCGCGGCATCATCGGTACTAGGCGTAAGGCTGGAGAAGATTAACGAATACAGTATTGGAGATGGGGAATTACCTGACATCACTAGCCTACTAACTGCAATTAAGCTAACTAAGCTTACTGCAGTATTGTTCATTATAATACTTGCCTTATGCTTAATATTAATCCCATCAGTTAAATACGGCTTAATTGGTTCATTAATCAAACTCAATTAA
- a CDS encoding winged helix-turn-helix domain-containing protein: protein MVKRRSRVEIIMEILEYLSENCSKPTKMSMALNLAYDRLDQMLQQLRSNGLVTYDGDSFCITHKGLELLREYQRFRKLAKSLGIDL, encoded by the coding sequence ATGGTAAAGCGCAGGAGTAGGGTTGAGATTATAATGGAAATCCTAGAATACTTATCCGAGAACTGCAGTAAACCTACTAAGATGTCCATGGCGCTGAACTTAGCTTACGATAGGCTTGATCAAATGCTTCAACAATTGAGGAGCAATGGACTAGTGACATACGATGGTGACTCATTTTGCATAACACATAAGGGGCTTGAGCTACTGAGGGAATACCAGAGGTTTAGGAAACTCGCCAAGTCACTTGGAATAGATCTCTAA
- the spt4 gene encoding transcription elongation factor subunit Spt4: protein MSRATRSRTRRRPLSGFKACRKCKLIVPDEVNQCPNCGSIEFSEEWRGLIIVLNPEESCIAKELNISKPGMYAVEVS from the coding sequence ATGAGTAGAGCTACTAGGAGTAGGACTAGGAGGAGGCCATTATCAGGATTTAAAGCATGTAGAAAGTGCAAGTTGATAGTTCCCGATGAGGTTAATCAATGCCCCAACTGTGGTAGCATTGAATTCAGTGAAGAGTGGAGGGGATTAATAATTGTCCTTAACCCTGAGGAATCATGCATAGCCAAGGAGTTAAACATAAGTAAACCAGGCATGTACGCTGTTGAAGTATCGTAA